A DNA window from Pedomonas mirosovicensis contains the following coding sequences:
- a CDS encoding alpha/beta fold hydrolase, translating to MTTPLEQAQVMHEGIAGSELHVLPSCGHLPPLEQPEEATRLLRQWLQAGEAWHALAA from the coding sequence GTGACGACCCCGCTCGAACAGGCGCAGGTGATGCACGAGGGCATTGCCGGTTCCGAGCTGCATGTCCTGCCTTCGTGCGGCCACCTGCCACCGCTGGAGCAGCCCGAGGAGGCCACCCGCCTCCTGCGCCAGTGGCTCCAGGCGGGCGAGGCCTGGCACGCCCTGGCGG